In one window of Spartinivicinus marinus DNA:
- a CDS encoding ATP-binding protein translates to MAISLASISKTNGIKAPRILIYGTHGIGKTTFAAGAPNPIFLFTEDGAGQLELNSFPLLTSYFDVIQALAALYNEEHNFQTVIIDSLDHLEPLIWAHTAQQCNKDSIEDFGYGKGYMEALRYWREILGWLDALRNQKGMTYILTAHTHIKRFDSPETDSYDRYQIKLNDKASGLVQESVDCVLFCNYQVNINKADVGFGKEKARGISTGQRLIHTVEKPAYIAKNRFNLPEKMPLSWEAFTNALNPQPSV, encoded by the coding sequence ATGGCCATTTCATTAGCCAGCATATCAAAAACCAACGGGATTAAGGCCCCACGGATATTGATTTATGGCACCCACGGCATTGGTAAAACTACCTTTGCTGCTGGTGCGCCTAATCCTATCTTTTTATTTACCGAAGATGGAGCCGGTCAATTAGAGCTAAATTCCTTTCCATTGCTCACAAGCTATTTTGATGTCATACAGGCGTTAGCGGCTTTATATAATGAGGAACATAATTTTCAGACTGTCATTATTGATTCACTGGACCATTTAGAGCCCTTAATTTGGGCCCATACGGCTCAGCAATGTAATAAAGACAGTATCGAAGACTTTGGCTATGGCAAAGGCTATATGGAAGCCTTACGTTATTGGCGTGAAATATTAGGTTGGCTGGATGCCTTACGTAATCAAAAAGGCATGACCTATATTTTAACGGCTCATACCCATATTAAACGCTTTGATAGTCCTGAAACCGATTCTTATGACCGTTACCAAATTAAACTCAATGACAAGGCCAGTGGTTTGGTTCAAGAGTCAGTGGACTGTGTACTGTTCTGTAATTATCAAGTCAATATTAATAAAGCGGATGTTGGTTTTGGTAAAGAAAAAGCCCGAGGTATTTCCACTGGACAACGGCTGATTCATACCGTCGAAAAACCCGCTTATATCGCAAAAAACCGTTTTAATTTACCCGAAAAAATGCCCCTTTCATGGGAGGCATTTACCAATGCACTTAACCCACAACCCTCTGTATAA
- a CDS encoding DUF669 domain-containing protein, protein MASFGFNTGEYDPNAGFDVLPAGDYIAMLVEADIKTNSKNTGQFINCKWLITEGEFANRNIFDVVNITHQNTMAEKLGRQRLSAIAHAIGIPDAQDTDQLLQKPCVLTLGIKKDKEYGDKNIIKHFAAYQFGMQQPASPGSYQQTAVPTMPPQGIQQQPPAQPQINQAPIQQPVAQPPQQPMNIGGPNGQPVFNTPSSEQAAKIAV, encoded by the coding sequence ATGGCAAGTTTTGGATTTAACACGGGCGAATATGATCCTAATGCCGGTTTTGATGTATTACCTGCAGGTGATTATATAGCAATGCTGGTGGAAGCTGATATTAAAACCAACTCCAAAAATACAGGCCAATTTATTAACTGCAAATGGTTAATTACTGAAGGCGAGTTTGCTAACCGGAATATTTTTGATGTAGTGAATATTACCCATCAAAATACCATGGCTGAGAAATTAGGTCGGCAACGACTGTCGGCTATTGCCCATGCCATCGGTATTCCTGACGCGCAAGATACCGATCAACTGCTACAAAAGCCCTGTGTGTTAACTTTGGGTATAAAAAAAGATAAAGAGTATGGCGATAAAAATATTATTAAGCATTTTGCCGCTTATCAGTTTGGTATGCAACAACCGGCATCACCGGGCAGTTACCAACAAACAGCTGTGCCTACTATGCCGCCACAAGGTATCCAACAGCAGCCACCTGCACAACCACAAATAAACCAAGCGCCAATACAACAACCAGTAGCTCAGCCTCCACAACAACCAATGAATATTGGAGGTCCAAATGGTCAGCCGGTATTTAATACGCCATCGTCTGAGCAAGCAGCAAAAATAGCCGTTTAA
- a CDS encoding DEAD/DEAH box helicase: MKLRPYQQEAIQALIDYFHRATGNPLICISTGGGKSVVIAAWCQLVLNQFPNQRILILSHVKEILEQNYSKLKTLAPDVDMGIYSASLKRKDKDASVLFAGIQSVYSKAFDLGPFNLIIVDECHLINADKDTTMYSQFFTDAKKMNPNIKVIGFSATPYRMKSGLLTHGDNALFDEIVYETDIQQLIDDGYLSPLVTKGGRQKIDLSGVRTQNGDYASKDMEKAVNKDDLTDKALAEIIELGADRKSWLIFGVSVNHCLEIEEKLKKLGVSVSVIHGKTPIKFRDETTKYFKQGRLRCLISQGVLTTGFDAPRTDLIALLRSTKSAGLYVQILGRGLRISPETGKANCLVLDYGGNVERHGPIDQIKVRNAGKKKEPGEMPVKECPKCQLFIPCFASECPDCGYIFPPQDPHKATASNKAVLSAMQQAEWYPVEAVFYQLHSKAFSNNSVKVTYQCGTEFFDEWVCFEHTGFPKHRALTWWVQRVGYQPPCPNNCDSALDYLNNNKVKTPSAIQVKPEGKYKKIINYEFLPETIKEMAYGN; this comes from the coding sequence ATGAAACTCCGACCTTATCAGCAGGAAGCGATTCAGGCATTAATTGACTATTTCCATCGTGCCACAGGAAACCCATTAATTTGTATCTCTACTGGTGGTGGTAAATCAGTCGTCATAGCGGCTTGGTGTCAGTTGGTGTTAAACCAATTTCCTAACCAGCGTATATTAATCCTTAGCCATGTTAAGGAAATTCTGGAGCAGAATTACAGCAAACTAAAAACCCTGGCCCCTGACGTGGATATGGGGATTTATTCGGCCAGCTTAAAACGCAAAGACAAAGACGCCAGTGTGTTATTTGCTGGCATCCAATCCGTGTATTCCAAGGCGTTTGATTTAGGGCCATTCAATTTAATCATTGTAGACGAATGCCACTTAATTAATGCCGATAAAGACACCACCATGTACAGCCAGTTTTTTACCGATGCCAAAAAGATGAATCCCAATATTAAAGTGATTGGGTTTTCAGCGACACCATATCGGATGAAATCGGGCTTACTGACTCATGGTGACAATGCCTTATTCGATGAAATTGTCTATGAAACCGATATTCAGCAATTAATTGATGATGGGTATTTATCTCCCTTGGTTACCAAAGGCGGTCGGCAGAAAATCGACCTCTCTGGCGTACGGACCCAGAACGGTGACTATGCCTCTAAGGATATGGAAAAGGCGGTTAATAAAGATGATTTAACTGATAAGGCTTTGGCTGAAATTATTGAGTTAGGCGCAGACCGAAAAAGCTGGTTGATCTTTGGAGTATCCGTTAATCACTGTTTGGAAATTGAAGAGAAATTAAAAAAATTGGGTGTCTCCGTAAGTGTTATTCATGGTAAGACACCCATTAAGTTTCGGGATGAAACTACTAAGTACTTTAAACAAGGTAGGTTACGTTGCTTAATTTCGCAAGGTGTTTTAACCACTGGCTTTGATGCACCTAGAACCGACCTGATTGCATTATTACGCTCCACTAAGTCCGCTGGGTTATATGTCCAAATACTAGGACGAGGACTGAGAATATCGCCCGAGACTGGCAAGGCTAACTGCTTAGTGTTGGATTATGGGGGTAACGTTGAACGCCATGGGCCAATTGATCAAATCAAAGTTAGGAATGCAGGCAAGAAAAAAGAGCCGGGCGAAATGCCTGTTAAGGAATGCCCGAAGTGCCAGTTATTTATTCCATGTTTTGCATCAGAGTGCCCAGATTGTGGTTATATTTTTCCACCTCAAGACCCTCACAAAGCGACAGCCAGCAATAAAGCAGTCTTATCTGCCATGCAGCAGGCCGAATGGTATCCAGTGGAAGCCGTGTTTTATCAACTGCATAGCAAGGCGTTTTCAAACAATTCGGTCAAAGTCACTTATCAATGTGGTACAGAGTTTTTTGATGAATGGGTTTGCTTTGAGCATACCGGTTTTCCCAAACATCGCGCATTAACCTGGTGGGTACAACGTGTCGGGTATCAACCACCCTGCCCGAATAATTGTGATAGCGCCTTAGATTATTTAAATAATAATAAAGTCAAAACCCCTTCAGCCATTCAGGTTAAACCGGAAGGCAAATATAAAAAAATAATTAATTATGAGTTTCTACCCGAGACAATAAAGGAGATGGCTTATGGAAATTAA
- a CDS encoding carbon storage regulator gives MLALTRKYGQSINIGNDIRISLGGFNRKSARLGVVMYKQLAIKEVPYELDQKLDDDITFFIRLIGGQVRFYFDAPREIKILRSELEARKKKIKPNKKLTAA, from the coding sequence ATGCTAGCACTCACGCGAAAATACGGACAGTCCATTAATATTGGTAACGATATCAGAATTTCACTGGGTGGGTTTAATCGTAAGTCGGCCCGGCTAGGAGTGGTGATGTATAAACAATTAGCTATCAAGGAGGTACCTTACGAGCTTGATCAAAAGTTAGATGATGACATTACGTTTTTTATTCGTCTTATTGGTGGTCAGGTGCGTTTCTATTTTGATGCACCGAGAGAGATTAAAATATTACGAAGTGAGCTGGAAGCAAGGAAGAAAAAAATTAAGCCCAATAAAAAGTTAACGGCTGCTTAA
- a CDS encoding DNA-binding protein, with the protein MRLISLENYRKTKFPFGDGPSMGSLRRQCRSGDLAGARKEGKLWYVDIDVASSTSGDPLVEQVLSEIGFYDT; encoded by the coding sequence ATGCGACTTATTAGCTTGGAAAATTACAGAAAAACCAAGTTTCCTTTTGGTGATGGACCTTCAATGGGGTCATTGCGACGACAGTGCCGAAGTGGTGATCTTGCTGGCGCTCGAAAGGAAGGTAAATTATGGTATGTAGATATAGATGTTGCCTCATCGACGAGTGGTGATCCATTAGTGGAGCAGGTATTAAGTGAGATAGGTTTTTATGACACCTAG
- a CDS encoding tyrosine-type recombinase/integrase: MTPRRRIKPGLCPNLYESDGLYRYRHPYKKTWHNLGRDKAKAVKAAKELNAILLPNHETLIRGVMGLDNKTVKDLILKFKEEILPKKELKERSLYEINYRLNRIEKDIGHWALTKLSTQKIAYYLDINFKGDAYKQHRSVLNQLCRTAVVKGWMKENPVEATLPTLQGEKIKKQRSRLTVEQYQAIYQFAEPWLQIAMDLALTTLQRRSDLLQLKFTDIKDGRLYLVQSKTEKHGDAARLSIHVGHDLQAIIQRARSSGVLSPFIIHRKPLQRQRKQLEAKAHWTAITPRYLSDAFAQARDKTDLFTSVPQQQRPTFHEIRALGGHLYEQHGRTKAEVRSLMGHTTDKMTEHYLQGHVERWTMVDADFRLDWLKE, translated from the coding sequence ATGACACCTAGACGTAGAATTAAACCGGGGCTCTGCCCCAACCTTTATGAGTCTGATGGGCTTTACCGTTATCGACACCCTTATAAGAAAACCTGGCATAATTTAGGGCGTGATAAGGCTAAAGCCGTTAAAGCAGCTAAAGAGCTGAATGCCATATTATTGCCCAATCATGAAACGTTAATTCGTGGTGTCATGGGTTTAGACAATAAAACCGTCAAAGATTTAATCCTTAAATTTAAAGAAGAAATATTACCCAAGAAAGAATTAAAGGAGCGTTCATTATACGAGATAAATTACCGCTTAAATAGAATTGAAAAAGATATCGGCCATTGGGCATTAACGAAATTATCCACACAAAAAATTGCTTATTATTTAGATATTAATTTTAAAGGGGATGCCTATAAACAACACCGCTCTGTATTAAATCAACTCTGTCGCACTGCTGTAGTTAAAGGCTGGATGAAAGAAAATCCCGTAGAAGCCACCCTGCCTACCCTGCAAGGTGAAAAAATAAAAAAACAAAGAAGTCGATTAACCGTAGAACAATACCAAGCCATCTATCAATTTGCAGAACCCTGGTTACAAATAGCAATGGACTTGGCTCTGACCACGCTACAAAGACGCTCAGACTTATTACAACTAAAATTCACCGATATTAAAGACGGCAGATTATACCTAGTTCAAAGTAAAACCGAAAAGCATGGTGATGCAGCCCGACTATCCATTCATGTTGGCCATGATTTACAAGCCATTATACAACGAGCAAGGTCTAGTGGTGTGCTCTCCCCTTTCATCATTCACCGAAAGCCGCTACAACGCCAGAGAAAGCAACTAGAGGCTAAGGCGCATTGGACAGCCATCACCCCACGATACTTGTCGGATGCCTTTGCTCAAGCCCGAGATAAAACGGATTTATTTACCAGCGTACCACAACAACAAAGACCCACTTTTCATGAAATCAGGGCTTTAGGTGGACACCTCTATGAACAGCACGGTAGAACTAAAGCCGAAGTACGGTCATTAATGGGCCATACTACTGACAAGATGACAGAGCATTACTTACAGGGGCATGTAGAAAGGTGGACGATGGTTGATGCTGATTTTAGGTTGGATTGGCTAAAAGAATAA
- a CDS encoding MerR family transcriptional regulator, with product MLEPSIINEELPAIPGKRYFTIGEVSELCQVKPHVLRYWEQEFEQLKPVKRRGNRRYYQRQDVLMIRQIRSLLYEKGFTIGGARNQLAGEDSKSDRTQYKQLIRQMIAELEEVLAVLKSR from the coding sequence ATGCTGGAACCAAGCATCATCAATGAAGAACTACCAGCGATACCTGGTAAACGCTACTTTACTATTGGTGAAGTAAGTGAGCTGTGCCAGGTGAAGCCCCATGTGCTTCGTTATTGGGAACAAGAGTTTGAACAACTCAAACCCGTAAAGCGGCGAGGTAATCGTCGCTATTACCAGCGTCAAGATGTATTAATGATCCGGCAAATTAGAAGCTTGCTATATGAAAAAGGCTTTACTATTGGTGGGGCTAGAAATCAGCTTGCTGGTGAAGACTCAAAATCAGATCGCACGCAATATAAACAACTTATACGGCAGATGATCGCCGAGCTGGAAGAAGTGCTTGCTGTATTAAAGTCTCGTTAA
- the ihfA gene encoding integration host factor subunit alpha: MAALTKAEMAERLFEELGLNKREAKDMVELFFEEIRHALESNEQVKLSGFGNFDLRDKRERPGRNPKTGEEIPISARRVVTFRPGQKLKARVEAYAGTKHHQ, from the coding sequence ATGGCGGCACTGACGAAAGCAGAAATGGCTGAGCGTCTTTTTGAGGAGCTTGGCCTTAACAAGCGAGAAGCCAAGGATATGGTAGAGTTGTTCTTTGAAGAAATTCGTCATGCCTTGGAATCTAATGAACAAGTTAAATTGTCTGGCTTTGGTAACTTTGACTTAAGAGACAAACGAGAAAGGCCAGGTCGAAACCCAAAAACAGGGGAGGAGATTCCAATATCTGCAAGAAGAGTGGTTACCTTCAGACCAGGACAAAAACTCAAGGCAAGAGTAGAGGCATATGCTGGAACCAAGCATCATCAATGA
- the pheT gene encoding phenylalanine--tRNA ligase subunit beta: MKFSEQWLREWVNPKATTEEIVSTITMAGLEVDEVEPVAGDFKGIVVGEILSTEPHPNADKLKVCQVAAGNETLQVVCGAPNATAGMKVPFALVGAVLPENFKIKKAKLRGVESFGMLCSEAELGISENHDGLMALPADAPVGEDIRQYLQLDDHIIDVDLTPNRADCLSIAGVAREVGVSFDEPVNSVEIKPVPPQIDEKFAIEIQAPDDCPRYIGRVIKDVDLSQPTPLWLKEKLRRSGIRSIDPVVDVTNYVMLELGQPMHGFDLAELHGQIIVRKAKAEEKLKLLDGQEITLQDDILLIADEKGPLAMAGIMGGEHSGVSEKTKDIFLESAFFNPITIAGKARRYGMHTDSSHRFERGVDYELPRLAAERATALILAICGGQPGPLTEAVAQEKLPPRRQVKLREAIIERLLGFGMAKEKVETILSGLGMQVAAAEENSWIVDVPSYRFDIEREEDLIEELARVFGYNQLPTTTPQSQQVMAQIPETKTPLNQQRKLLTTLGYQEVINYSFIASELQQLFSPDLKPQPLANPISADMAVMRTSLLPSLLSNVQYNLNRQQPRVRLFETGQVFIEAGNGLTQEQKIAGVVYGSLFPESWHSQKQSVDFYDLKGDVEALLALGNEAEVEIKPGKHTAMHPGQTAAVYCNGKLAGHLGTLHPELQAKLDLPNAAYLFELDLKAISVGKVTSFVPLSKFPEVRRDLAFIVNRAVLAQELKSVIAEKAGEWLKSLTLFDLYEGKGIEPGQKSVALGLTLQHPSRTLNDEEVNSIIDQVVTELEQKFQASLRK, from the coding sequence ATGAAATTCAGTGAACAGTGGCTACGTGAGTGGGTTAACCCGAAAGCAACAACTGAAGAAATAGTATCTACAATCACCATGGCTGGGCTGGAAGTTGATGAAGTTGAGCCTGTTGCTGGTGATTTTAAAGGCATTGTTGTCGGTGAAATTTTAAGTACTGAGCCACACCCTAATGCTGATAAATTAAAAGTGTGTCAGGTAGCTGCTGGTAATGAAACCCTACAAGTGGTTTGCGGTGCGCCCAACGCAACAGCAGGAATGAAAGTGCCGTTTGCTTTGGTTGGGGCTGTATTGCCTGAAAATTTTAAAATTAAAAAGGCAAAACTTAGAGGGGTGGAGTCTTTTGGAATGCTGTGCTCTGAAGCTGAGTTAGGGATTTCTGAAAATCATGATGGATTAATGGCACTACCTGCTGATGCACCTGTTGGAGAAGATATACGTCAGTATTTACAACTAGATGATCATATCATTGATGTTGATTTAACGCCTAACCGTGCTGACTGTTTAAGTATTGCTGGTGTTGCTCGTGAAGTGGGTGTGAGCTTTGATGAGCCTGTTAATTCAGTTGAAATTAAACCTGTACCTCCACAAATTGATGAAAAATTTGCTATAGAAATACAGGCACCCGATGACTGTCCTCGTTATATTGGCCGAGTAATAAAAGATGTGGATTTATCACAACCTACCCCTTTATGGCTAAAAGAAAAATTACGTCGTAGTGGTATTCGTAGTATTGATCCTGTGGTTGATGTGACCAACTATGTGATGTTGGAATTGGGACAGCCAATGCACGGTTTTGACTTGGCAGAATTACACGGTCAAATAATTGTGAGAAAAGCTAAGGCAGAGGAAAAACTTAAATTATTAGATGGCCAGGAAATAACCCTTCAAGATGATATTTTGCTGATTGCTGATGAAAAAGGGCCATTAGCAATGGCAGGAATTATGGGGGGAGAGCACTCTGGGGTTTCAGAAAAAACCAAAGATATTTTCTTGGAAAGTGCTTTTTTTAATCCGATCACTATTGCTGGTAAGGCACGTCGTTATGGTATGCATACCGACTCATCGCATCGCTTTGAACGAGGGGTAGACTATGAGCTACCACGGCTAGCAGCAGAACGTGCTACCGCATTAATTTTAGCAATTTGTGGTGGTCAGCCTGGCCCATTAACAGAGGCGGTTGCACAAGAAAAACTACCTCCACGCCGACAAGTTAAATTGAGAGAAGCAATAATTGAAAGGCTGCTGGGCTTTGGTATGGCGAAGGAAAAGGTTGAAACCATACTAAGTGGGCTTGGGATGCAAGTGGCAGCTGCTGAAGAAAACAGTTGGATAGTAGATGTACCGAGCTATCGTTTTGATATTGAGCGGGAAGAAGACCTGATTGAAGAGCTTGCGCGTGTGTTTGGCTATAACCAACTGCCCACAACAACACCGCAAAGCCAGCAGGTAATGGCACAAATACCAGAGACTAAAACACCACTAAATCAGCAGCGTAAGTTGTTGACAACTTTAGGCTATCAAGAAGTCATTAATTACAGCTTTATTGCTTCAGAGTTGCAGCAGTTGTTTAGTCCAGATTTAAAGCCTCAACCATTGGCTAATCCTATTTCGGCAGACATGGCTGTCATGAGAACCAGCTTATTGCCAAGTTTATTGAGCAATGTGCAATACAACTTAAATAGACAGCAGCCAAGAGTCAGATTATTTGAAACTGGGCAGGTGTTTATCGAAGCAGGTAATGGTTTGACTCAAGAACAAAAAATAGCGGGTGTTGTTTACGGTAGTCTCTTCCCAGAGAGCTGGCACTCTCAAAAACAGTCAGTAGACTTCTATGACCTGAAAGGAGATGTAGAAGCACTGCTTGCCTTAGGTAATGAAGCTGAAGTTGAAATTAAACCTGGTAAGCATACCGCTATGCACCCTGGTCAAACGGCTGCTGTTTATTGTAATGGAAAGCTTGCAGGTCACTTAGGTACATTGCATCCAGAACTACAAGCGAAGTTGGATTTGCCGAATGCTGCCTATTTATTTGAGCTGGACTTAAAGGCAATTAGTGTTGGCAAAGTTACAAGCTTTGTCCCATTGTCTAAATTCCCAGAAGTTAGACGAGACCTGGCGTTTATTGTAAATAGAGCAGTATTAGCCCAAGAGCTTAAGTCAGTAATTGCGGAAAAAGCGGGTGAATGGCTTAAGTCATTGACTTTATTCGACTTATATGAAGGGAAAGGAATTGAACCAGGTCAGAAAAGTGTGGCTTTAGGCTTGACGTTGCAACATCCATCGCGCACTCTTAATGATGAAGAGGTGAACTCAATTATTGATCAAGTAGTCACAGAACTGGAGCAAAAATTTCAGGCAAGTTTGAGGAAGTAG
- the pheS gene encoding phenylalanine--tRNA ligase subunit alpha: MENLDALVAAALADVSSAANEAALDQVRVQYLGKKGEITQLLKGLGKLSAEERPQAGAKINEAKQQVQQAINENKTLLKQQQLDAKLASETVDVTLPGRRQSKGSIHPVTKTMERIEAFFGSVGFSVAEGPEIEDDYHNFEALNIPSHHPARAMHDTFYFNSHTLLRTHTSPVQVRTMKENQPPIRIICPGKVYRCDSDMTHTPMFHQVEGLCVDKNISFADLKSTIEAFLRVFFERDLKVRFRPSYFPFTEPSAEVDIEWGTDEKGNTKWLEIMGCGMVHPKVFEAVGIDSEKYTGYAFGLGVERMAMLRYGVNDLRMFFENDLNFLQQF, from the coding sequence ATGGAAAATCTTGATGCATTAGTTGCTGCTGCGTTAGCCGATGTATCCTCAGCAGCTAATGAGGCTGCACTGGATCAGGTGCGGGTGCAGTATTTAGGTAAAAAAGGTGAAATTACCCAACTGCTAAAAGGTTTAGGCAAGCTGAGTGCCGAGGAACGGCCGCAGGCTGGTGCCAAAATTAATGAAGCTAAGCAACAAGTGCAGCAGGCTATCAATGAAAATAAAACGTTACTTAAGCAGCAACAGTTAGATGCGAAGCTAGCCAGTGAAACAGTAGATGTTACCTTGCCTGGTAGGCGTCAGTCGAAAGGTAGTATTCATCCAGTCACTAAAACCATGGAACGGATAGAAGCATTTTTTGGTAGTGTGGGCTTTAGTGTGGCTGAGGGACCTGAAATTGAGGACGACTATCATAACTTTGAAGCGTTGAATATTCCCTCACATCATCCAGCAAGGGCAATGCACGACACTTTTTATTTTAATAGCCATACGCTGTTGAGAACTCATACTTCTCCGGTGCAGGTTAGAACCATGAAAGAAAATCAGCCGCCGATAAGGATAATTTGTCCTGGGAAGGTTTATCGTTGTGACTCTGATATGACTCATACCCCTATGTTCCATCAGGTTGAAGGGCTATGTGTTGATAAAAATATTAGCTTTGCTGATTTAAAAAGCACGATAGAAGCATTTTTGAGAGTATTTTTTGAACGTGATTTAAAAGTGCGATTTCGCCCGTCCTACTTCCCTTTCACTGAGCCTTCTGCTGAAGTAGATATTGAGTGGGGAACAGACGAAAAAGGGAATACAAAATGGCTTGAAATAATGGGGTGTGGCATGGTTCACCCTAAAGTATTTGAGGCAGTGGGAATTGATTCTGAAAAATATACGGGGTATGCCTTTGGTTTGGGGGTTGAGCGAATGGCTATGCTGCGTTATGGGGTGAATGATCTGCGGATGTTTTTTGAAAATGACTTGAATTTCTTGCAGCAATTTTAA
- the rplT gene encoding 50S ribosomal protein L20, with protein MPRVKRGVVARRRHKKILKQAKGYYGARSRVFRVAKQAVTKAGQYAYRDRRQRKRQFRALWIARINAGARMNGLSYSRFIAGLKKASVTIDRKVLADLAVNDKEVFTQIVEKAKLALA; from the coding sequence ATGCCTCGAGTTAAACGTGGTGTTGTGGCGCGTCGCCGTCATAAGAAAATTTTAAAGCAGGCTAAAGGTTATTACGGTGCTCGTAGCCGAGTATTTCGTGTAGCTAAACAAGCTGTTACTAAAGCAGGCCAGTATGCTTACCGTGACCGTCGTCAGCGTAAGCGTCAGTTCCGTGCATTGTGGATTGCTCGAATTAATGCAGGTGCGCGTATGAACGGCTTATCCTATAGCCGTTTTATTGCTGGTTTGAAAAAAGCTTCTGTTACCATCGACCGTAAAGTCCTAGCAGACTTAGCTGTTAATGATAAAGAAGTGTTTACTCAGATAGTCGAAAAGGCAAAGCTGGCATTAGCCTAA
- the rpmI gene encoding 50S ribosomal protein L35: MPKMKTNKGAAKRFKKTASGFKRKSAFKSHILTKMTTKRKRQLRGTSAVAAADVPAVKRMLRAN; encoded by the coding sequence ATGCCAAAAATGAAAACCAACAAAGGTGCTGCGAAGCGCTTTAAAAAGACTGCGTCTGGCTTTAAGCGTAAGAGTGCGTTTAAAAGCCACATCCTCACAAAAATGACCACTAAGCGTAAGCGTCAGTTACGTGGTACCTCTGCAGTAGCTGCTGCTGATGTACCAGCAGTAAAAAGAATGCTGCGAGCGAACTAG
- the infC gene encoding translation initiation factor IF-3 — MEVGDITIKRDNRREKRANRINDEIRAKQVRLIGADGDQVGIVDLSDALAKAKEATLDLVEINSSAEPPVCKVMDYGKHLFELKKQKAAAKKKQKQTQVKEIKFRPGTEEGDYQVKLRNLIRFLTEGNKAKVSLRYRGREMAHQELGLELLKRVEADLDEYGTVEQYPKMEGRQLIMVLAPKKKK, encoded by the coding sequence ATCGAAGTAGGAGACATTACAATTAAGCGCGACAACAGAAGAGAAAAACGTGCCAATCGTATCAACGATGAGATTCGTGCTAAACAGGTGCGTTTGATTGGAGCTGATGGCGATCAGGTAGGCATTGTAGATTTATCCGATGCATTGGCTAAGGCAAAAGAAGCTACGCTTGATCTAGTCGAAATCAATAGCAGTGCCGAGCCACCTGTTTGTAAAGTAATGGATTATGGCAAGCATCTGTTTGAGCTTAAAAAGCAGAAAGCGGCTGCAAAGAAAAAGCAGAAACAAACTCAGGTGAAAGAAATTAAGTTTCGCCCGGGAACCGAAGAAGGGGATTATCAGGTAAAACTGCGCAACCTGATACGTTTCCTTACAGAGGGCAATAAAGCCAAGGTGTCGTTAAGATACCGCGGTCGAGAGATGGCTCACCAAGAGCTGGGATTAGAGTTGCTAAAACGGGTTGAAGCCGACTTGGACGAGTACGGTACTGTTGAGCAATATCCCAAAATGGAAGGTCGTCAGTTGATCATGGTGTTAGCCCCGAAAAAGAAAAAGTAG